CTACATagatgtcttctttttttttttataagtaaGCGTTTAACTGTCTACAGTCACGTGACAGAGAGTACGTGCTTTCAGCTTTGCTCAAACTAAATGTGGTTATGTTGAAAACGAGGTCCGCTCGAGAAAAGACATGCCGAATATCCTGTTTTGTTAAGCAGTAGCTATATAGTATTTCCACAATAAAAGTTACAGATTTTCTACAGCTTAATGCTCACTATGAACATAACTAGGTGATCCATGCAAAGATTTTTCATTAGAAAAGTTTAACTGCTTCATACACGATGTCTCCATGTATGTGCAATACAGAGCATGTGTGTTCATGCCAAAgtttttgtgtatatatttatgatTATATCTATTTATGTACACTATCTGTATCACTGCACTACAGGGTGCCTGTCTGTTGGACCAAGATTGGCTTTCTGTTCCCAACAAGGAAGATTACATTTAGATGTTAGGTGAGTGGAGATAAACTTTCTGGTCTCCCAGTGCCAAAGTCTGAACAGAGATTATTCTGGAGAGTAAAGGTCAAACAGCCAAGAGGGCAACACTGGCTAAAATGTGGGACATAGGCACCCACCTCTGCTAAAAGCATTTTGGAGTGGGTTTGAACAGACTTCTTTCTCCTTTTAGGACTTCCAATCTGCCTCATATTACTCTGACCcgagcatcctcctctgtcacaccccTGCCCCTGCATGTATATATGAATCCATGAATTGTCCCTGTGGTCACTCTGAGTAACTCTGCCCCCTacaattttgactttttgttagCGGCACTGTCTCCAAACCAAAGTTATAGCATTTCTCATTagcatcttgtaaaccttctctTTCTGCTATTGCTGCTATCCTACTGTTACAAATCACCCCTAAAACCTGACTCCATCCTGCCGTCTCTATGtgctctcttcttcacctgtcTTTTGCAATGTTTGTTGTTTAGAATGGTTGACCCCATCTATTTACACAGGTCCACCTTCACTACCCCTGCTCCTTGCAGCTTCACTTTCACTCCACCTGTCTacttctcattcacacacatactctctcttcttctactgactttcattccttTGCATACTTCTATttctccaggctctcttccaTTTGTTTCCTACTGAAATTGTCTTCCTCTATGAAGAACAGATGTATTGAACTTgcctaataataatgaaaaggtACATTACTTAAGTTATGTGAAATTTGTCTCTTCTGTTTACAGCTCGccacatctctgctttttgtggaGCCTGATGATGGGTTTCTGGCAGCCGCTGACTAATCTTAGAGATTATGTGTCACAGAATCCTCCAGGGACTACATTTTTCCTGTGTTTGCTAACTCTGGCTATTTCATTCATCTGCCTTAGTTTTTACAGCAACACTCACACTCTGCCTAACCCTGATATAACAAAGGTGAGGAGTGATTTTAACTATAGCAATTTTgggtttttgctcttttctgtTATCTATATATTAGAGTAGTGGATGCACAATAAACATGGCTGAAGTTTCAAATATTTACGTGCAATCGACATGTGTTAAAACCTAGGTTGCAGACTGCTCTAAGCTCTCtgtatcaatttttttttctactcttggttctttttgaggctcaaataTTCTATACAGAGGAGCAATTAATCAGATTAATCAGAAGAAATGTACCTTAAAGATAGGGGAGTTAAAATGACTGGGTTCAGATTGAGAATGAATCAAGGCCTGATGTCAGAcaaatatggatttttttttttagagcagtGACTCATGCAAAGAAACTTTAGATCAGTCCAAAGATAACAATATGGAGCTGGGAATGAGTATAGTAGGTTTCCTTAGTAAACTGAGCTAATTTTCCTCCATGCCTTCTCTAAATAGATAATTGGTGCTGGTGTGCATAGGAAATATGATGCTGTGCAGGCTGTGACTGAATATACCCACACATTCTGTGCCCTGATTGTATCTGTGTGTAATTTGTGCACTTTACTATTCTCATAGGACTGGAACCGTGTGTTGTCCTCCTTATCAACATTCCACCTATGTGTGAAAGCAAATGAGCTTAATTCCTCAGTCCAATCACCTCTTATCAAGCAGGAAGAGGACAGAAAGACCTCAGTTAACTCAGCAAAGAGTCCTTCTTCTGTCACCCATTTACATCTCAAGGTTCCTCTTGCTCTTGTGACTTCCAGCTCTCCGAGTGTCTCGCTGAGAGATCTCAGTCTACATACAACCTTGAGAGCCAGTCAGCTGCTTATTGGAGGTTAGTTTTGCCATGGAGTGCTATGGGTGTGATATTATGTGAAAGTCTTTATCACCTTACATTCTGATTGTAATTTTTTACTCCCCAGGCAATGAAAATGTTAATTTGACACTAGAGTTTCTATCTGACAATGGTAGCTACACCTGCCTCACTATAAGTGCCCCAAGTGACCTCCTGCCAACAAGTGTGTAAGTTTATCATGTTCTGTAAAGAACATGTTTCTTAACTTAATTACAGTGTAACTACAACTTTTCCTCAGTGACCtaaaaagtcagaaaactcataaatgttatgtattttaataaagTCGTCCTCCAGAGTGCCCTGAGTCAGAGAAAAATATTTCATCCTTCTATGTGGAGGCAAGTAACCAGCTGCCTACATTATCACCAACCTGCTACAGTCTGAACTTCAAGGATGATACCACTCTTACAGTCATGTTAACACAGGTACGGTATGTTGCACTTGAACAGCATAGCTGATTTAGCCACAATTCAGAGATTTGTTTTGTACCCTCATTTATTTCCTACTTCTAAAGGAGGAACAGAGTGTGGCAGTGCAACATCTGTTGGACTTCAGTGTGTGTCTCCTTGGAGTTTGTTTGATGCTCTGTATAGCTGCTTGTCAACCACATGCACTAAAACGCCGCAACCAATGGAATGGACTGTACCAACAAAGTGTAAGTCGTGATCGTTcggtttttaataataataataataataatggattggatttatatagcgcttttcaaggcacccaaagcactttacaattccattattcattcactctcacattcacacactggtggaggcaagctacagttgtagccacagctgccctggggcagactgacagaagcgaggctgtcaTATCacgccatcagcccctctggccaacaccagtaggcggtagggtaaagtgtcttgcccaaggacacaacgaccaggacagggAGCCCTGTCCTGGTAGAACCTTTTTACTGAGAAATCCATACAGATTATTTAACCTAACTTTGCTACTTTACTTTATTTACAGGAACCCTTAATAGACAGCTGAGCGATTAAATCAGTTGATGGTTGGAAAGAGAGGGCTACGTCTAACTACAGCCTACAGAAGAAACTGGTTTGTTGTTTGTACTACTAACTGTGAAAATATTTGTATAATGCTGCTTTGGAGAAAGCTCTCCTAAATTCATACTTGGGACTAAAGTCAGGGTACAGCAACCTCTCTTGGAACAGTTTGAACCCATTTATCTGTCTCTCACAAGTTTTGCTACATTACGAATGTGCAATATGTAAAATCATTTTGAGAAACATGGCCATGGTAGAAAATGAgttataatttattatttatgatgtgcttttcaaaataaaagacaaaaatgttatGATAAGGTGGTGATGAAGACATTGCTCAAGactgaagaaaatggatgaaatgtGGGTTAAAATTGCTATTATATTTGCcttatatttgtttaataacaaAGTATTAACAGATCATTGGGCACTgtaaatagtgtgtgtgtgtgtagaagtTAGCAGTGCTATGAACTGTTTTTCTACAGGATTTTACGCTTCCCAGCAACAAATGACTGCAGTCATGCTGTTTCAAACATGTTTCTTTGCTGTAGAAGGAATAGCTTTACTTGGGCTGTTTTGTTGACTAATGTGATTCATTTGTCAGTGTCAAACACAGGTATTACAGTAAGCACTGTATTGTACTGTAACTGTAATGTCAATAAAGGCTAAAGCCAAGCTAAGGGGAATGTGAAGGTGAGTGACATCAGTTTTTAGTGACATTTAAAACTTCAAATACATTTTGCTTGTGCAATTATTTTtaagcatcatttaaatatCTTTCTATCCACCTGAAGGTTTTGGATTTACCACCACGAAGGTTTAATTTTAGGTTTATGTGAGTGCCATATTTCTCTCTGATATAAGGCCTCTTGAAACAGAAATCGAagaggaaattatttttttctttaatttcaatCAATGTTTCCTTAAGTGTCTGAAAGAAAGGACGTATAAGGATTTTGTAAAATTAGTAATTCAATTGTGACAGACTggagccctgtgacagactggcgacctgtccagggtgtaccccgcctctcgccctatgacagctgggataggctccagcacccccagcgaccctgaaaaggataagcggaagcgaatggatggatggatagtaatTCAATATTTTACATGTCTGTAGAagaattattataaaataatcATAATGTTTCATCAGCATTTCAACTGCTGtagctaaaataaaataaaaattagggTTAAGGTGAAttgtcagtgtgtttttgtttgtattttaactGTGAGCATACTTTTGATTTTATGGCCCCAAAAGTATAGATTATGAGCTTAACGCATTGAACTTCTGAAGGTCTCTCTAGGCGCCAGAAAACTGGTTCACCGGTATGTTCTTTTGTTACGTAACGAGATGTCCTCCAATCATGGTTTAGAATCATAACGCGGTGCCTTCCTATTGTCCACAGCTATTGGGTGATTATCGAAAAATAGAGGCGGGATTAGCGCAGATCAGGGGAAACTAGAGAACCAACCATCGACGTTGATGGTAGTTGGATTCTTCGCGGCCTCGGGGATTGCTTTATGTCAAGGAAAACAAAACGTAACGTTATGAAGTATTTGGACTAACTATAGCGTACAAAGTCGAGGTCATCTGAAAATGTCTGGCAGAAAGGAATTGATACGGCTAACGTTAGCTTCATCTTCCTACAGTAAAGCTAGCTAGCTACCTTTTCCTCATAAACATTCCTGCGCTAATGTCGGCTAGCTGCTAATGTTAGCATGCCCGTAATAACAGTTGCAGCAAAACGTCTGAACTGTTGATGTTATGTTCTTAACCAAACATGACTTAGTCATATTTTACAGTAACCCAGCGAGGCAAGGGTCTGACTTCTTCTTAAACGAATGCACGTTAATGTCTTCCTTGCTCAAGCCGTGCCTAAAGACGCTCTTTTCGCCTAATcataacattttgttgttcctCAGCAGGCCTCCCACGTGTTACTTGCTGGTACCTTCACCTGCGGGGTGACTTGTAATTACGCAGGAGTGTCTCCTCTGACTTGTTCTAAGGTATAAACATTAGCTAATGTCATGTCATTTCCGTTATGTCAGTGAATTGATTGAAGATGCACGCAGGCAAATCAACAGTATTtttgatcttttctttccttttttagaATGAAAGCCCTGAACTAGGGCCTGGTCAGTCAGCAAGAAGACGTGGAGGTTACCAGGAAGTACCTAGTTAACAATCGTGAGTGACCATGGCCTACTCTAGCTACAGCAACCTGAGCAGGGCTCAGCTCACCTTTGAATACCTGCACACAAATTCGTAAGTACCAACTTTTTGGGAATTAATTTGCCCGTAAGAACTTCACGATACACAGAGTTACAGCTAGTTAGCCTTAAAGATAGAACTTTAGCAACCGCCTACACACAATACACTGCACCACCTCACCTACTTATTTTTGCAAGATGCCCAGCAATGTTGTTGAATAGAAAATAAGATATAGTCCAGAAAGACGATTAGAGCACGTTTCCCTCATTTTGCTACatgtcattttatatttaaaacaactTTACCTTCCATGAGTAATACTTTCCATTCTGTCTGTATGCATTCACAATTCAAAACCTAtgctggtttttattttaatagctGATGCTGCTACcattcttttactctttttgtttttgctctttgttgttatGCATTTTCTTTATTGTCACAAGGGGGGAAAATTGTTTGCCAGTTTCCCACATCAACGTTATAATAAATTTGTTAGATATAatcagctatttttattttctgaacttGATAGTGCCTTTGTGTATAATATGTGGAATTGACGGTGTAGGCTCAGAACAGAGTATAGACACGTCACAAATTTTGCAATGAAGCTAAATGTGCTTGCTTCAGTTATTTGTCAAAAAAATCATGTGATATTGGCTGCTTGCAGACATTTATCACTCAGTTTGATCAGTAAtgactcaggaaaaaaaagacaagtttgGTATATGCTTCTGTGGTATGTAATGTTCAACGTATATGTGGCTTATATTCAAAGTAGGTCGCAGCACCCTTTGGTTGTTCTTTTTGTTATAATGATAATTAATTTTAAGTGGTTAGCTGTCAGGTGAACTGTGGATAGTCAGTCCTTGAAGCTGAACAGATAGTTTTACAGTTAACCAGGAAATGCATGCTTAACTGATAGTTCTTCATTTTATGCTGACACGTGTCAGCAGACTTGAGAAATAACAGTTTTTATAACAGAATAATAATCGTATGTTTGCTATCTGTGGAGTTCAGATGCTGTCACCAAGCATCTCCCATGTGTCCTTGTTCTCTAATGAGCTTCCCTTGTCAGTTTTTACTCTATTAATGGAATATTTGGTCTAACTCTTAGGACAACACATGAGTTCTTATTTGGAGCCTTGGCAGAACTTGTGGACAATTCAAGGTACCTGTTATGATTCACAGcacaatttttaaataaattatcgAGTATGGGAAAACTTGCATTAACCTGATACCTTTTATCTAGAAAATctcatatattttatttctttcacagAGATGCTAATGCCACACGTATAGACATCTACACAGGTAGACCTCAGAGTAAAATATCCAATTTCATATACTGAAACTTATCCAGTGAgtcaatgtttttcatatcTGTCTTTTGACTTCCTGcttgtgtgacagaaaaaaaaacagagctgagGGGTGGCTACATGCTTTGTTTTCTGGATGATGGTACTGGGATGGACCCAAGTAAGTGTGACTAAATGATCAAAGAGCAAATTTAAAGCAaggttattgttgtttttgtaggcCAATGGTTACATACAGTGTATAATTTGTGTCCTTAAACTGCTTTTTTCTTAGGTGAGACAACCCATGTGATTCAGTTTGGAAAGTCAAACAAACGGTCTCCTGAGTCCACTCAGATTGGCCAGTATGGAAACGGACTGAAATCGTGAGTTGTTTTTCCAGTTCCTGTCTGGTATTGATCACGAAGTTGGTACACCAGCATTTCCATATTTACGAAGTTTGTGTGTTTCCACAGGGGCTCTATGCGCATCGGAaaagactttattttgttcacaaAAAAGAACGACACGCTGACTTGCCTCTTCCTGTCGAGGACTTTCCATGAAGAGGAGGGTCTGGATGAGGTCAGTGGCAGTCATGAAACGCTTAGAGACGAGTTGTGTTAGATACGCTTTAGCCACTCACCACACATTCATTTCAAAGTGTACTTTGAATATGTGTCTAGATATTCACACCTGTGTGTTCATGCTTGTGTGTGCTTTCAGTCTGTGTGAACAGTACCCCGTGCTCTCTGCTCAGTTCAGAAACATGTTGAAATTTTACAGCAGCCTACTTGAATAATGCTGTAAATCCCTGGACAAATACAAAGAATGGAACAAAAACTGACAGCACTGCAAAATGCAAATtgtgtaatattaaaatttagATAACttctaaataaatttaaaacacCAAAGGTTGTCACAGACATATCAACAATCTTATATCTTATAGCATAAATCAAGACCTAatgcagaccttcccaaagtgtacGGCCCaccccctgggggggggggcgcagagccattgcagggggggcacggaataaaaagggaaaaaaaaaaaccccaaaacgcttggacactgctagcatggggcgcccacacaaacgtaaagcaggagatgaagcatcgcatgtttccaaaccagcttccttccaagccaaagactagaaaatatggtgcagcatatcttccctttggtttcacctgcacaagtgccgaggtaggtctccctgcagaattggttttcccttcgtcgggagcagcgctgggctgttcaaatcacagacaaacaacatcccacattcttgatttttagttcacaaacacttctcataatgactaactactcctgacaagTTAGCTccttatacagtaaagttacagtgggatacaaataatatcaggctgatcctgccacgatttatTCCctggttcaaatcacggacaaacagtatcccacagctgtttatgtttttgaacccattttgcacagagaggcattttttgaaaaatgtattgatagcaatgttgaatattattacacaggaaaaaacaactacaatactaaaataattacaccgtgacgcctctgcctttgtaaatggagggacagtaactgcgtgtgtatatgtaagcgtttaaaaactgaagatggtcagattaacagtattttgtctatgtgccattctgcaattcatctcatgtaaacaataacgtggcgcacagcgtgacttgaaaaaaggcacatacctttgacgttgcgtgatgaactctgtattcctcgtccacacgtaaatgcaaaaaaggatttttaaaaaaatctcagttttcgttgattcgaaacgccgtttacgtgtgaacgaaaacagctgcgttttcaaaaatactcgTGTAGGTGTAGACGTagcataaaagagttagtagtttattgctacctgtaatttattgcagtttacttgtatttgcttaattgtttactaaatgtttgaggtgtgaaataaaccgcaatggtgcaaaatatgggtgtatgtggttggaggatgtgtttgtgcgcgggggggagggggggcatTTTTCTTGTTAAACAAGGGGGGCTTAGCAAaagaagtttgggaaccactggcctAATGGAAGATTGGAACAACGGATGAAATGATTACTAATTGTGGCTCAGTGATACATTTTTGTATATAATTGATTTGGATGTAAAAAAGTGATCTacatttatgtgaaaaagaaaggatACACTTTCATTTGTAAAGTTTTGTGcatcaggacataataaaaaaaatcaatcggTCGTAAAATTAGctaaatacaacctcagatggGCAAAATATGTTCATCTcatattcaattaaattttatttatacagcgccaaatcacaacaaaagtcgcctcaaggcattTATATGATATGACATTGAACATATGTtatattaaactttaaaaaaaaaaaaaactaagcaaaaatgcagaagcagtgtgtgagaaACTAACTACACTGCAACCAAGGTCAGACTATGAAATCCTCAGAAAttgcaaaaaaccaaacaaaccaagagctacatctcagattCTGAgtatgttaaagttcatgaccaGACAATTAGACGAAGACAAAATAAGTATGACCCGTTTGAAAGAGATACCAGGACAAAGCTTCCTTTctcttaaaacaaaacaaaacaaaacaaataaacattgcGGCTCAGATTAGATTTGCACATTTACATCTGAAACCACGAGTCTTATGAAACAATGTCATTGGGATAGACAAGAGTAAAGTGGAGATGTTGGACCATAATACACAGCACCAAATGAAAACCAAATGCAGCATATGAGCACAAAGATCTCATAACTGCgtagcacagtggtggaggggtgatgatttgggcttgtctTCTAGCAACAGAACCTGAGCATCTCGGGCTCATTGAGGTgacctctgtataccaaagtattctaggaTCATCTTTCCAAAAAATAAAGCTTGGTTGAAACTGGGTCGTTTAACATGATATTGATCCCAAGCATGGCAGCAAATCTACaatcaaatgacaaaaaaaggaaacaaatcaaAGTGTTGGAAGGGTCCAGTCAAAGTTCAGATCTcagcctgattgaaatgctgaaaGTTGGCTCTAAAATCGGAGTAGAcagtgcttctgcattttgccttagtttttgttaaacaaATAAGGGCATGGTGTAATGTGTGTAGTTTGGAAACCACGTGGTTCTCCAGCAAACTGATTTAAGGTCACATTTGTCAGATTCCAAAACATGTGGAAAGCTAACTGCTCTGGGTTACTTAGGGTTTTCATCCCCTTCCCTCTACAGGTGATAGTGCCTCTTCCTTCCTGGGATATAAAGACCAAGGAGCCGCTGACGTCTGATCCAGAAAAGTACGCCATAGAGACCGAACTGATCTTCAAATACTcaccttttaaaaatgaaaagcagctgATGGAGCAGTTCAACAAAATAGAAGGCAACAGCGGTAAGCatttaaatgtgcatcactATGTAAGGAACTGACAAATTGATATGTTGTTACTTACTTTTGGTGTGGTATTTTATATTATCTATAGGAACGCTAGTGATAATCTATAATTTGAAGCTGATGGACAATGGAGAACCAGAGCTGGATGTAGAAACGGATCACCAGGACATACTGATGGCTGGGACACCTGCTGAAGGAGTGTAAGTACAGTTGTTACTGTTAGTTATGATGTCATTATTATTGTGGCTCACAGATATGATTTTGGTGGTTTTTACTTCAGTATCAGAAACCAGTTTAAAATTTCATCAAATGTCCAGCTGGACTCGAGGATGAACTCAAACTTAATGGTGATCAAAtttcaaaatcaaaatgtttgtAATGACTTCACTTCACAAATAATTGCTGATTGTGCTGGGGGGTGTTGTTTATCCACAGGGGATAGCAAGGGATCTCTATGGCATTAGCATATGAATTTataatattaatttatattGGGTATTTTTGAGTTGGGTATTTTTATTGGCAAGCTAATAGTGATTCAGCTTAATATTGATCATTTATCGTTGTTTAAAGGTAGAGCCCTGCAAGTTGACTAGTTGGAGGAGGCAGAAAACCACAAAGTAAAAATAGTTTGATGACAGCATGTCTAATGCACCACTTCTTGTTCACAGGAAGCCAGAGAGAAGATCGTTCAGGGCATACGCTGCTGTTTTGTACATTGACCCACGCATGAGGATTTTTATCCAGGGTCATAAAGTCAGGACTAAGAGACTTTCGTGCTGTCTTTATAAACCAAGGTAATATAGTAACGCACATATGGACTCTCTGTAACTTGTTTATTCCAGTGTTCACACTTTGATTGGACTTTCTGTCCTATTTAAAGGTGTTATAAATACTCATCAACTCGGTTCAAGACCCGTGCTGAGCAAGAAGTGAAGAAAGCTGATCATCTTGCAAAGATTGGTGAGATAGTGGGTTATTAATCCTGCTAATTAAAGTTTGCTTTAGCTTTAGTTCATGTGAGAATAATATGTGGTGTATATTTCAGCGGAGGAGAAGGCCAGAGAGGCAGAGAGTAAACGCATGGCTTTGGAGGCCAGATTAGGAGAGGACCTATCAAAAGACTCACGGGTAAGCTAAGGAAAACCTTTGGTTAATTGTCAAGTGCAGATGTGTAGTGTTTATGTAAAACGGGTTTTGGGCAAAGCAAGTTTAGTTGTATAGCAACAGTTAATGACAAACACATCAAAGTGTTTTAATTATTCAATTATTAAAGAAACAGGGAAATT
This genomic stretch from Astatotilapia calliptera chromosome 12, fAstCal1.2, whole genome shotgun sequence harbors:
- the LOC113033327 gene encoding transmembrane protein 248, with amino-acid sequence MSPWCLSVGPRLAFCSQQGRLHLDVSSPHLCFLWSLMMGFWQPLTNLRDYVSQNPPGTTFFLCLLTLAISFICLSFYSNTHTLPNPDITKDWNRVLSSLSTFHLCVKANELNSSVQSPLIKQEEDRKTSVNSAKSPSSVTHLHLKVPLALVTSSSPSVSLRDLSLHTTLRASQLLIGGNENVNLTLEFLSDNGSYTCLTISAPSDLLPTSVRPPECPESEKNISSFYVEASNQLPTLSPTCYSLNFKDDTTLTVMLTQEEQSVAVQHLLDFSVCLLGVCLMLCIAACQPHALKRRNQWNGLYQQSEPLIDS